In Stomoxys calcitrans chromosome 2, idStoCalc2.1, whole genome shotgun sequence, the following proteins share a genomic window:
- the LOC106088151 gene encoding intraflagellar transport protein 56, whose amino-acid sequence MILSRGKNDSANSRHIPSATNAKKAPPSLEDFIIKRDYTGARAFLEFAHDSEEEDKLIGIDQWIAFCYFHLGDYQKALDLYKHINDVESPTEDINLNMAVCMFYLGMYDEAQKLIEQIPNTALKLRLMLHLAHKFHNEEQVMQMHESLQDKVEDQLSVASLHYLRAHYQEAIDIYKRLLLDNKEYAAVNVYLALCFYKLDYYDMSQEVLDVYLSKYPDSTIATNLKACNRFRLFNGRVAEQEIKNIVDNGTFGADLIRHNLVVFRNGEGALQVFPALLNIVPEARLNLAIFYLKNGDVQEAHSLMKEVQPSVPHEYILKGVVHAALGQQLGSKEHIKTAQQNLHLVGSSATECDTIPGRQSMASAFFLYGQFEEVLVYMNSIRSYFVNDDTFNYNYAQAKCATGYYKEAEELLQQITDTDIKNQHTYCMILAKCHIHSGRPELAWNIFITRDTNSEAFLLLQLIANECYKCEEFWVSAKAFDMLEKLDPSPENWEGKRGACAGVLYALATKSEKGRPHSGINDVIGLLRDSSNGQAEAMIKAIRKHMSSFK is encoded by the exons ATG ATTCTATCTCGCGGCAAAAATGATTCTGCCAATTCACGACACATACCAAGTGCAACGAATGCAAAGAAAGCACCACCCTCATTGGAAGATTTCATCATCAAACGTGACTATACAGGAGCACGGGCTTTTCTAGAGTTTGCCCACGATTCCGAGGAGGAGGACAAGTTGATTGGTATTGACCAGTGGATTGCCTTTTGCTATTTCCACTTGGGCGACTACCAGAAGGCCTTGGATCTCTACAAGCACATCAACGATGTGGAGTCGCCCACAGAGGACATTAACCTTAACATGGCCGTGTGCATGTTTTATCTGGGCATGTACGATGAGGCCCAGAAGTTGATCGAGCAAATACCCAACACAGCTCTCAAGCTGAGGCTAATGCTTCATCTGGCCCACAAGTTCCACAATGAGGAGCAGGTCATGCAAATGCACGAATCCCTGCAAGACAAAGTGGAGGATCAATTGAGCGTGGCTTCGTTGCACTATCTGAGAGCGCACTATCAGGAGGCCATAGACATCTACAAAAGACTGCTGTTGGACAACAA AGAATACGCTGCCGTCAATGTGTACTTGGCCTTGTGCTTTTACAAACTCGATTACTATGACATGTCGCAGGAGGTCTTGGACGTGTACCTCAGCAAATATCCAGACAGCACTATCGCAACCAATTTGAAAGCCTGCAACCGCTTCCGCCTGTTCAACGGGCGTGTGGCCGAACAGGAAATCAAGAATATCGTTGACAATGGCACCTTTGGAGCGGACCTAATACGCCACAATTTGGTTGTGTTTCGTAACGGAGAAGGCGCCCTGCAAGTTTTTCCGGCTCTGTTGAACATTGTGCCAGAGGCCCGGCTTAATTTGGccattttctatttgaaaaatggCGATGTTCAGGAGGCACATTCATTGATGAAGGAGGTGCAGCCAAGTGTGCCCCATGAATACATCTTGAAGGGGGTGGTTCATGCTGCTTTGGGCCAACAACTGGGCTCG AAAGAGCACATCAAAACAGCCCAACAGAATTTGCATCTGGTGGGCAGCTCAGCCACCGAGTGTGACACCATACCCGGCCGCCAAAGTATGGCCTCTGCATTCTTCTTGTATGGCCAATTCGAAGAGGTTCTGGTCTACATGAACTCCATCAGAAGCTATTTCGTCAACGATGATACCTTCAACTACAACTATGCCCAGGCCAAGTGTGCCACAGGCTATTACAAAGAAGCCGAGGAACTGTTGCAGCAGATCACCGACACGGATATAAAAAATCAGCACACCTACTGCATGATCCTGGCCAAATGCCACATACATTCGGGAAGGCCAGAATTG GCCTGGAACATCTTCATAACCAGGGACACCAATTCGGAGGCATTTCTTTTGCTGCAGCTGATCGCCAATGAATGCTACAAATGCGAGGAGTTTTGGGTATCAGCCAAGGCTTTTGATATGCTGGAGAA ACTCGACCCCAGCCCCGAGAATTGGGAGGGCAAACGCGGAGCCTGTGCCGGTGTACTATACGCCTTGGCCACCAAGAGCGAGAAGGGACGACCACACAGTGGCATCAATGATGTCATTGGACTTCTGCGAGATTCGTCCAACGGCCAAGCCGAAGCAATGATCAAAGCTATCAGAAAGCACATGTCCTCCTTCAAATAG
- the LOC131995249 gene encoding uncharacterized protein LOC131995249, translated as MSRNLVSREKTFNQLYAAIKSKLQQDGGLEEVHCMVQTQIMAMMKGKYGKPTWMHSEDCNGDARMALLHQLIMEYFQWHGFHYSAQMFAQESACENAKPLRKCFEAILGGFEDKSVPILLQMVAERMVQHCPTHCQDNAKDGENNCQ; from the coding sequence ATGTCGAGGAATCTTGTGTCGAGAGAAAAGACCTTCAATCAACTTTATGCGGCCATTAAATCAAAACTCCAACAAGATGGTGGTCTTGAGGAAGTCCACTGCATGGTGCAAACCCAAATAATGGCCATGATGAAGGGCAAATACGGTAAGCCCACTTGGATGCATAGCGAAGATTGCAATGGTGACGCACGCATGGCATTATTGCATCAACTAATCATGGAATACTTCCAATGGCATGGATTCCATTACTCGGCTCAAATGTTCGCCCAGGAGAGTGCATGCGAAAATGCCAAGCCATTGCGTAAGTGTTTCGAGGCGATTTTGGGTGGATTCGAAGATAAGTCAGTGCCAATTTTGCTGCAGATGGTGGCGGAGCGAATGGTGCAGCATTGTCCCACCCACTGCCAGGACAATGCCAAGGATGGCGAAAATAATTGCCAGTAA